The following are from one region of the Gloeomargarita lithophora Alchichica-D10 genome:
- a CDS encoding helix-turn-helix domain-containing protein, which yields MNEEINVQSGTGNVFADLGLENADELLRKAELMRQINVLTEQIGTINLDQIRTNLQIDLFPLQSQNLSELSIAQLSHCFACLSNYVKIENNRKSIEIEI from the coding sequence ATGAATGAGGAAATAAACGTACAATCAGGCACTGGAAATGTATTTGCCGATCTAGGACTGGAAAATGCTGATGAATTACTGAGAAAAGCGGAGCTAATGCGCCAGATCAATGTACTAACCGAACAAATAGGAACAATCAATTTGGATCAAATTAGAACGAATTTACAAATCGATTTATTTCCATTACAATCGCAAAACTTATCCGAATTGTCTATTGCCCAGCTTTCTCATTGTTTCGCTTGTTTAAGTAATTATGTAAAAATAGAAAATAATAGAAAAAGTATTGAGATCGAAATATAA
- a CDS encoding proteasome-type protease has translation MTYCLGILTQWGLVMAADSRTNAGVDYISTYRKLFNFSVPGERVILVCTSGNLAITQAVVTQLRQDIHQQHSENLHTLDSLYEITTYIGKKIRQLQEENRPWLEKDHIDFQCNLLLGGQIQENEPELFLVYPQGNCIHATPETPFLQIGETKYGKPILDRTLTYHTSLEASAKCALLSIDSTMKSNISVGPPIHLVRYERDSFQLNHWLELRLGDPYLLQMRRSWEQSLKQAFAQMPDPQWQGGSSEVLGRN, from the coding sequence ATGACCTATTGCTTGGGAATTTTAACCCAATGGGGCTTGGTTATGGCCGCCGATTCCCGTACCAATGCGGGGGTTGATTATATTTCCACCTATCGCAAATTGTTTAACTTTTCCGTACCAGGAGAACGGGTTATTTTGGTCTGTACTTCTGGGAATTTAGCCATAACCCAGGCGGTGGTCACCCAACTGCGGCAGGATATTCATCAACAGCATTCAGAAAATCTGCATACTCTGGATTCTCTCTATGAAATAACTACCTATATCGGCAAGAAAATTCGTCAATTGCAGGAGGAAAATCGCCCCTGGTTAGAGAAAGACCACATTGATTTTCAATGTAATTTATTACTCGGAGGACAAATTCAAGAGAATGAGCCAGAATTATTTTTAGTTTATCCCCAAGGAAACTGCATTCATGCCACCCCGGAAACGCCCTTTTTACAAATTGGCGAAACCAAGTATGGCAAGCCGATCCTAGACCGGACATTAACCTATCATACTTCCCTGGAAGCATCGGCTAAATGCGCCTTATTGTCTATTGATTCCACCATGAAATCGAATATTTCCGTTGGGCCACCGATTCATTTAGTCCGCTATGAACGGGATAGTTTTCAACTCAATCACTGGCTGGAATTACGCTTGGGTGACCCGTATTTATTGCAAATGCGTCGCTCCTGGGAACAGTCTTTGAAACAGGCGTTTGCCCAGATGCCTGACCCCCAATGGCAGGGGGGGTCTAGTGAGGTTTTAGGCCGGAACTAG
- a CDS encoding type II toxin-antitoxin system RelE/ParE family toxin → MDSVKPIQWVGTSLEDLKNFPEKFKLEIGYALYLAQCGEKHPSTKPMKGFKGAGVLEIVESHDGDAYRAIYTVKFSSIIYVLHTFQKKSKQGIATSKQDIELIEARLKRAKEHYLIHFSS, encoded by the coding sequence ATGGACTCTGTTAAGCCAATTCAATGGGTAGGGACTTCTCTTGAAGACTTAAAAAACTTCCCAGAAAAGTTTAAATTGGAGATTGGTTATGCTTTGTACTTAGCTCAATGTGGAGAAAAACATCCCTCCACAAAGCCAATGAAAGGATTTAAGGGGGCTGGGGTGCTAGAAATTGTTGAAAGTCATGATGGTGATGCTTATCGAGCCATTTATACGGTAAAATTTTCATCTATTATTTATGTCTTACACACATTTCAGAAAAAATCTAAACAAGGTATTGCGACATCTAAACAAGATATAGAATTAATTGAAGCGAGACTAAAACGGGCAAAAGAACATTATTTAATTCACTTCAGTAGTTAG